The genomic interval CCGGCGGGCAGCAGGACGTGCTGGCCGAAGATCCACACGCCGGTGTCGACGACGAGATACGCGGAGGCGACGTCGTCCGAGTGCTTGTCGACCTTGCCGATGCCGCCGTCGATGGCCTCGACCTTGTAGCCGATCAGGTCGGTGCCCGTGATGTGGCCGGTGGTCGGCTGGTAGCCCCAGATGTTGTCACTCATGAAAACGGCTCCCTCATCGAGATTCTTTGTCATTCCCGCAGTCGAACCGCGGAGTCGTACCGGCGTTGTCGAATTCAGTGACGTCTCTTCACAACTTCAGAAATCGGAGTGCCGCGCCAGAACGTGATGGGTGTCCGCCTACCAGCGGTACCAGCGGCCACGCTTGCCCCCTTCACGTGCCCTGTGGAGCGATCTTCACTCCCGTGACCCGTGCCGTTTCCGGGTCCCAGCGTCACCGGGCGAGGAGGGCGCTCACGGTCTTGCCGCCGGCCGCCCGACGGGTCACGGCGGTGGTCTGGGCGAGGCGGTCGACCATGGGCCAGCCGAAGCCTCCCGTGCCGCCGTTCAGGTCGGGGGTACGCATGCGTGGCATCTGGGGGCTGCGGTCGTGCACGGCCACCTCGACGCCGTCCGGGTACGCGGTCAGGTTCAGGGTGCAGGTACCGCCGCCGTGACGCAGGGCGTTGGTGACGAGTTCCGAGACGACCAGGACCACGGTGTCGGCGGCCTCGGCTGCGATCGGGCGGTCGAGGCCTCCGAGGAAGGCCCGGGCGCTGTCGCGTGCGCCGGCGACGGAGGTCGCGGAGCCGACGGTCGCGACGTCGACGCTCATGGTGCTCATGGTGCTCATCAGGTCTCCCCGGTCTCTGGATCGTTGTCCGGTTCTGCCTGGCGGGTCTTGTGCCCCGGCCTGTGGCTCGCCAATCAGGCGGGGACAGCCCTCGCTCCTGCGCCCGCCGCTGTTCGAGGCGGATTGCCTGGCTGTCGAACACGCGGAAATCTATGTTTGTTGGAGTAGACATTGGAGCGTGGGCGTGATTATGGTTCTCTCGTAGCCCAGAGAAACAGCAGGGCCCGGCAGACACGAACTGCCGGGCGGAGCAGTACCCGCAGGTGCAGTTCGCAGGACGGTGCGGTGGTGGAGTTCCGAAGCCAGAGCGGTTGCAGGACGGCGACGGGACTGACGACCGGACCGGGTGGC from Streptomyces sp. NBC_01288 carries:
- a CDS encoding ATP-binding protein, with translation MSTMSVDVATVGSATSVAGARDSARAFLGGLDRPIAAEAADTVVLVVSELVTNALRHGGGTCTLNLTAYPDGVEVAVHDRSPQMPRMRTPDLNGGTGGFGWPMVDRLAQTTAVTRRAAGGKTVSALLAR
- a CDS encoding PRC-barrel domain containing protein translates to MSDNIWGYQPTTGHITGTDLIGYKVEAIDGGIGKVDKHSDDVASAYLVVDTGVWIFGQHVLLPAGTVKTVDQAEGKIYVGLTRDQIRESPEFDKDKHVGDAGYHAQVAEYYQTQRCV